Part of the Ziziphus jujuba cultivar Dongzao chromosome 8, ASM3175591v1 genome is shown below.
ATGATGAACCACCGCAATCCCAACAGCCGACAAGCAAGCTAAAATCCACGAAATCGATGGGCCATGAATTACGGTTCTCCAACATTTGGAACCCAGTAAGCTCGATGATTCGTTTGCCCGGTACAGAGGATCGAATCGTTGTGTATTTGACCAGTTTGCGGGGAATTCGAAGGACTTACGAGGACTGCTACTCGGTAAGGATGATATTCagagggtttagggtttggatTGACGAGCGAGACATATCCATGGATTCCGCGTATAAGAAAGAGTTGCAGGGCGTTTTGGGCGAGAAAAATGTGAGCTTGCCGCAGGTGTTCATTAAGGGAAAACACGTTGGTGGTGCGGAGGTGGTCAAGCAGCTTTTCGAAACCGGCGAATTGGCTAAGATTCTGGAAGGGTTTCCGACTCGGCAGCCTGGGTCTGTGTGTGAGACTTGTGGGGATGTGAGGTTCACCCCATGTGGGAATTGTAGTGGAAGTAGGAAGGTGTTTGATGAAGATGAAGGTTTGCTGAAGAGGTGCTTGGAGTGCAATGAGAACGGGTTGATTCGTTGCCCAGATTGCTGTTCTTGAGAGCTAGCTCTATTGGGCTTTAAAAAATGCTCTCTTTCGGTGCGTATTTTTACACGCACAGattgtttataaaataataactcaaGAATGGTTTGTGGACTGTTGTGGGAATGACTAAAAGTTTGGATTCCAAATCTCTCTTTGGCTTCGTGGTTTTCTTTTTGTGTCGATTGTTCATTGGTTTGGAACTGATGATCATTCATTCACTAGAAGAGCATTTTGGATAATAGCATATGTTATCAAAATGCCAACTTGGTTTGGGTTTTTCAATTGTATGTCATACTAAGGAGAGTGGTTTCTCCTCTATGATattgtaaatattttagttGTAAACTTTTTATCATTGCAAATTATCTGCGATGTTGCAAATGATGAAATGTAATGAGAATGGGTATATAGTATGCCAAATTTCTAAGTTCGAATTCCTTTGTCTGTCAAATTATTGGagtgtatttattatataatatacatagctTATTCCTTTCTTCAAAATTTCCACTGCATTCTGGTGTTCTGTGAATTATTGTTCTAAATCTTTAAGCAGTGTGTGGATAAAGAGTAATCCTTTTCAAGTTGCTGTATTTGATTTACAATGTTGACATATGAAATGCTAGAAAATGTTTCTCCTTCATAGGAAGGTAAATATTTGCTGCTGTCTTGTGTTACTGTTATAGTTAGCAGATGTCTGGTTGGATTCTGACTTCTTTTTGATCCATTGTGTTATAACAGCAGTTCATTTATGTTTATTCACTCCTATTATTCCTGGTGTAAAAAAGAGAATTTTTCAACGTTTGTGCTTGTTTGGTATAATGATTATGCTTGTTCTTTGAGTATGTCTTTCTTTATGCAAATGTGTGGTTTTGTTTGGTGAGTGGAACAGGTTTTTGGGAAGGGACAAAAAAGAAATGACAAGAAATTCCATTTTCCCATTTTATGTTATGGCTAGATATGAAAAGGGTGGGTAcagaaaatttgggaaatttcTGTAGTTCTTAAACCTTATCGTTTCTTCTACAAAGTTGTGGTGTTAGTgagaaaacatttttttatcagATTCTAGTTCATCCACATATGAATGTTATCTTGCACGATCCACAACCACCTTAAGCTCTCTCAACTGATTTGAATGGACAAGAATTTCACCGGCAACATTCATTTATCAGTTCCGATCCACTTCCTTCATCATTAGGCATAGATCTCCAGTTTCAACAACTATACCCCAGCTTTTCCATAGCTCTTTTGGagctttcttttgtctttttcacATAGGTTAACGTGTCCTGCTTTCTGTCAACGATTATGATGAATATCAAGtaattagaaaacaaaacaatCGTGTGTTCTGATAGAAAGTTTGTTAGAAATCTGGCATGCATGCGTGAATGTATTGAGCACTAATAATTATACATGACAGTTTTCTTTTGATAATGGTGGATTGAAGATATTCCTTTTCCTATTGTTTTCCTCAGAACAGAGCAAGTGGAAGAAGGTAGTCTTCATTATCATTTTACAACAGAACAAGTGGAAGAAGGTAGTCTTCATTATCATTTTACTCTCTTCTTCTGCTTTCATATTTCCAAGAACCAAAATAATAAGTCTTTATTTCTTATGTGATTATTGCTTTTGAATTTACATATGGTGTAGACCGATTGTGTGATTATTGCtttcagttattattattattagtggtAAGTTTTCATTATTAGCTCTATGCTTTTGTCCTTGAGATAAGTGATATATGCTTTCTGCTTAACTAATCATGTTTTATCTGCTCCCGACAATACTGAAGATGTTTCTTGCTTTTTTGGAACTAATTTCATGTCCGTACTTAattaccaccaccaccaccacccccccccccccccccaaaaaaaaaaaaaaaaaaaaatttaatgtctGAACTCATTAGTCTTTTTGCTGCCCCTATGCCCTCCCCACCCCAGCGACTCGAACTCGCGCATCTCTGGCGCAAGTAGTGACTCTCGACCAAGAGGCCAGGCCACTTTGTCATGTCTGAACTTATTAGTGTTCATTGGATtccattgttttttatttttattttattttttttattatcaagaATACAACTTTACTCATTGACCATCATAAATGCACAACCTCCCAAATGGTCCGAACCATCATCTCTGCACAACTTTTATAAACCATCTTTATTCTTTTTGCTTTTCACTGGTAATACTTTTGACTTGAACAATATGCAGGATCCATATTAGCTATTATATCCTTATTCATCTTCGCAGCTTGTGGCTTCTTTGTCTCTCTATATATGATGGATTTGACTAGAGAACCAACGTATTTATGGTTTTGATAATTCAGCTCTAGTTATGTATTCCAGTTTTAGTTCAACTTAATGCGATTTAGAGCTTGTGCCTATTTTTTGGTTGACCAGTTAATTTTTTGGGTTGGTTGTCACCTCTATCATATATTACTGGTAATGTTTTTGTTCTATTATACcataacaaaatcaaatatttaaaatgaataatattaagCAATCGCTGTAAAAACTGTCATGTTGGTTATCAGTATTGATAAATAGAATAATCAAGTGGTTATTTTGTTTATAGTACGGAGTTCTATGATAAAAACAATTCAAGTTCAAAGTTCAATGGTTAACAAGACTTTTGTCTTACATTCCCTCAATCCCCTAATTCaatgtttataaaataaaattcaaaacataatGGCTGATAACAATAGCATCGAATCCATAAGCTACAAAGCAAAacttgtttttaaaatcccaaaaaatgaaaaaaaaatgttcctgACTAAATAGGGGTCAAACTTTTTCCAGTGTTGCTTACTAGGGTTTGATTTATGAACATGAAGGAAGAGTAACTCTAGTATGTTCAGACCTTGTAACTCGGTTTGTCTTTATTGCCATCACGGGTAGAGATCTAGTAGGTATCGAATGCCAGAGATGACAAAGTCGAGCTTGGCCTGACCCTTGAATTGAAATGTGCACAAAGATACTTAAGGGTTTTGCAATGTCATTTCCTACATATATTTTACAGAGATGGAAACATGCTTCAAGCAGTGTTGCACTAatgtgtaaaataaaaagaaaaatgaaaccaTGTTTTATCTTCCGGAGATTTTTGTTTGGCATTTTGTAGGCTCCTCCTTTCATATTTGTTGATGATTTTAAGAACTGAGAATGGTTTTTCAAAaccgaaaaaagaagaaacaaaacaaaacaaaaggacCCTAAAACTGCAAAATGAAACTTGGTTCGTTAATCAAATAAAACTTAGCTTTTGAAGTGATACAGAAATGAATCTTAGAAGATTCTAATAAGTTATACTAGTGGCCATGTAAACAATTGTAAATTGTCACATATCATGAATTGTTAAATAGGAGTCGATTCAACctgagcaattttttttttttttttttttttctttcaatgaaaaacaaaaaaagaaaaaaacatttcaaTTCTTTCCACACATATCTTCCATAATCATATCCATATGTCTATCTACAGATGATATATAAAAGCTACTGCAAATGTACAAGTACAAGCAACAAATAACCGTTTCGGAAACATTTTCGGAGGTCCTATAAAATGCTTTCTATAGTACAATTTGACAAAATGGCAACAATTTTCAGCATCGCAATGATTGATCCCTTGAAGTATTATTGAGTAAGAGGAACACATTCAAGCTCAATCTCCAGAACTCCCCTCTCAACATTCTGCAATCTTAGACTGATTTCTTGTCTCACTTTCCCATCTACTAGGTAGATGATACCATCTTGTACAAGGGTGTTTTCTTTACTGGCTACCCATTTCCCGAGCTGCTGCTTTGACTCATTGATGGAGGACTTCTCATAGGCTTTAGCAGCAGTGACCAGCGGTTGAATGTCAATCTCAGCTTCGCCCATGAAATCATCAGTGGAGAACGTATCCTTGTCGTACACTAGCTGCATCCGgttatcaccaaaaaaaaaaaaaaaaaaaaaaatgtcacgaAACAAGATATAAGCACAAAAATGGAGCATGTGAAGATTAAACCAGAagataatttcattttcttgcaTCTGTACATTATGACGTTTACTTTATGTTCTTATCATGactctttttaactttttctgtTGTTTTGAGCTTTTGGGACATGAAGTTTTCAGAACCAGAAAAACTATTTCTTCAATTGTTCAATGGAATGGTAAAATCTTCTAAGTATGCACTCTATGGGCAATTGAACCAAAAAGATGtagaaatttggccaaaaaataGCCCAAAAAGCTTATCCTGTCTCAAACCAACCCTGGTTTGTCAGCATTAATCAAGGTTtacatttattataaaaaaaataataataataatactaagaaACGAAGAAAAAAAGTGGTTTAATATTTCTGAAAAACGATCTAATTGGTGAAATTTTTATAGAAGGGAACTTACCACTTTTAGAGGAGGAACTTGTTCAGGAATAGAAAGCATTAGGCTCTCATTCCAGACAGGATTAAGGTTGTTCTTTATTACACGTGTCTTCACTGACTGCAACAAAAACATTCAAGGAGAGAAGTGATAAAATGATAAAGCTGAATTCAGTTCAATTCCATTAAAGGATTTATTAAGGAGAAGAGTCTCACTTGGTGGCCTAATGCAAGGATAACATAAGGGTCACTAGTCATCATATCTCGAACAGCTAGGTTGGTTCCTTTGACCACATTCACCATAATCAATCCAACAAATTCAACCATACCTGCCTATAATTATTAAAACACTTGAGCAATAAGATTTAATGACCACAATAAACAgacaaaaattcaaaactataGTATAACATATTTGAACGCCTTGTTTCTTATGAAAGTGTTGTATCAATTTGATAAATGAAGAATTAAATAACAAACTATGTATTACCAAGGAGCTACCCTTCTTAGTGCCCTTGTGTTCACTATCTTTTCTTCCCCAGCTGTTACGGAATGCGTTCCCAATACGATGCTTGGTTGGTTGTTTCTCATATTGTTTCTTATCCTGTGTAGTATTAGTTCCTATTGAAGTGCTTCCAGATGATGATCTCACATGAGATGGTTGAAAGGGGCAGGACATTTGATCGCCGAAGTTCATAAATTGTTGCTGCTCATATTTTCTCCTGAGTATTCAACAAGTACATTTATGATTTAGAATGTTATAACAAAGGTATAAAATGTGTTCTAAttctatcattt
Proteins encoded:
- the LOC107412771 gene encoding probable ADP-ribosylation factor GTPase-activating protein AGD11 isoform X2, whose translation is MATQQDNCGHNNVPGLPERLEGFLHQSGNKTCADCGSPDPKWVSLSFGVLICIKCSGVHRSLGVHISKVLSLKLDEWTDEQIDSFVKIGGNIEANKKYEACMPANLKKPKPDSSIDERSEFIRRKYEQQQFMNFGDQMSCPFQPSHVRSSSGSTSIGTNTTQDKKQYEKQPTKHRIGNAFRNSWGRKDSEHKGTKKGSSLAGMVEFVGLIMVNVVKGTNLAVRDMMTSDPYVILALGHQSVKTRVIKNNLNPVWNESLMLSIPEQVPPLKVLVYDKDTFSTDDFMGEAEIDIQPLVTAAKAYEKSSINESKQQLGKWVASKENTLVQDGIIYLVDGKVRQEISLRLQNVERGVLEIELECVPLTQ
- the LOC107412771 gene encoding probable ADP-ribosylation factor GTPase-activating protein AGD11 isoform X1, coding for MATQQDNCGHNNVPGSSACLYDLLCSDAPSWYYYQRDRRAKSGLPERLEGFLHQSGNKTCADCGSPDPKWVSLSFGVLICIKCSGVHRSLGVHISKVLSLKLDEWTDEQIDSFVKIGGNIEANKKYEACMPANLKKPKPDSSIDERSEFIRRKYEQQQFMNFGDQMSCPFQPSHVRSSSGSTSIGTNTTQDKKQYEKQPTKHRIGNAFRNSWGRKDSEHKGTKKGSSLAGMVEFVGLIMVNVVKGTNLAVRDMMTSDPYVILALGHQSVKTRVIKNNLNPVWNESLMLSIPEQVPPLKVLVYDKDTFSTDDFMGEAEIDIQPLVTAAKAYEKSSINESKQQLGKWVASKENTLVQDGIIYLVDGKVRQEISLRLQNVERGVLEIELECVPLTQ
- the LOC107412773 gene encoding uncharacterized protein At5g39865, encoding MADLGNKLEMSEKPRSFFNRSFTMYTSSMDSPQKPYAQSPVDRAGSFRKFYNSMESVKGKVKKLCNIFETAKPPALPPTTDDEPPQSQQPTSKLKSTKSMGHELRFSNIWNPVSSMIRLPGTEDRIVVYLTSLRGIRRTYEDCYSVRMIFRGFRVWIDERDISMDSAYKKELQGVLGEKNVSLPQVFIKGKHVGGAEVVKQLFETGELAKILEGFPTRQPGSVCETCGDVRFTPCGNCSGSRKVFDEDEGLLKRCLECNENGLIRCPDCCS